The following are encoded in a window of Choloepus didactylus isolate mChoDid1 chromosome 17, mChoDid1.pri, whole genome shotgun sequence genomic DNA:
- the LOC119512169 gene encoding IQ domain-containing protein E-like: MEDLQDALEGRGVQWSCESPYYSKPKKVASWRPPGTAGSVPLGGRMSLTPQKLWLGTSKQGSLTQPLKSDLTLEHTWSNPPSSTPDYLSEALRMKRSNLSCSASNGHVPGTPVYREKEDMYDEIIELKKSLHMQRGDVDLMRTKLRRLEEENSRKDRQIEQLLDPSRVVNGLKQRILKLEQQCKEDSTINKLQTDMKTTDLEEMRVAMETHYEGDIHHLQNLLASSDPTGKKYTCLFTTRDRTSCPWLTPMGRGNVFPPQVPPEVPSWSLLLTADTGSHAVGRVSPPPGSGRATGLLEVKQLLQTKANLEKELQNVKESEKERREREEALREEIQTLTRKFQELEEMKKEENEGPMEISHELF, translated from the exons ATGGAAGACCTTCAGGATGCCTTGGAGGGGAGGGGGGTCCAGTGGTCCTGCG AGTCACCGTATTACTCTAAACCTAAGAAAGTGGCGTCCTGGCGGCCTCCAGGAACAGCAGGGAGCGTGCCTCTTGGTGGCAGGATGTCCCTGACCCCACAGAAGCTGTGGCTTGGAACTTCGAAACAAG GAAGTTTGACCCAGCCCCTGAAATCAGACCTCACCTTGGAGCATACGTGGAGCAACCCCCCCAGCAGCACGCCCGACTATCTGTCAGAAGCTTTAAGAATGAAGAGGTCAAATCTCAGTTGTTCTGCCAGCAAT GGTCATGTCCCTGGGACCCCTGtctacagagagaaagaagatatgTATGATGAGATTATTGAGTTGAAGAAG TCATTACACATGCAGAGAGGCGACGTGGATCTGATGAGAACAAAGCTTCGACGCCTAGAAGAAGAAAACAGCAGGAAGGATCGGCAGATAGAACAGCTTTTGGATCCAAGCCGA GTGGTTAACGGGCTGAAACAGAGGATTCTCAAGTTGGAGCAGCAGTGCAAGGAGGACAGCACTATCAA CAAACTGCAGACTGACATGAAGACCACTGACCTGGAGGAGATGCGGGTTGCCATGGAGACCCACTACGAGGGGGAC ATTCATCACCTCCAGAACCTCTTGGCAAGTTCTGACCCAACCGGAAAGAAGTACACCTGCCTCT TCACCACACGGGACCGCACCAGCTGCCCCTGGCTGACCCCGATGGGTCGCGGGAACGTGTTTCCGCCCCAGGTGCCCCCTGAGGTGCCCTCGTGGTCACTGCTGTTGACAGCTGACACGGGCTCA CACGCTGTGGGACGGGTGAGCCCTCCTCCCGGCTCTGGTCGTGCCACTGGCCT CTTGGAAGTGAAGCAGCTACTGCAGACAAAGGCTAACTTGGAGAAGGAGCTACAAAATGTAAAGGAGAgtgagaaggagagaagagaaagagaagaggcttTGAG agaggaaattcagacgcTTACCAGGAAGTTTCAAGaactggaagaaatgaagaaagaagagaacGAGGGTCCCATGGAAATAAGTCATGAG ctattctag